One Polycladomyces zharkentensis genomic region harbors:
- a CDS encoding L-lactate permease, whose product MWKQIYDPLSGSIWLSTLAAVSPIVYFFWALAFRRTKGHIAGLITVALAFLISVWVYKMPVKMSVLSFVYGGAVGLFPIGWIIVTAVFLYKITVKTGKFDIIRASVTNLTDDHRLQALLIAFCFGAFLEGCAGFGTPVVITAALLAGLGFRPLYAAGICLIANTAPVAFGAIGIPITVAGTISGLDPFAISQMVGRQLPLLSVFVPFWLVFVMCGWKKTREVMPAIFVTGGTFAIVQYLSSNFLGPELPDILSSLICLLVLSFFLRIWKPKQIFRFDSITKKSKATETEIAAATEGYSTGQILLAWSPFILLTGFIVLWSIPAVKNFLNQWTFKWSVPVLHQMVLKMSPIVTKPTPYDAVYTFDWLAAVGTAIFIASFFSMFLVGMRFRTWLYTFWETLMELRYPLLTIFSVLGLAYIFNYSGMSATLGLALAKTGVLFPFFSPILGWLGVFLSGSDTSSNALFGNLQKITANQIGIDPVLTVAANSSGGVTGKMISPQSIAVATASTGLVGKESDLFRFTIKHSLFLVLIICTITLLQAYVLKWMIP is encoded by the coding sequence ATGTGGAAACAAATTTATGACCCGTTGTCCGGAAGTATTTGGTTATCGACATTGGCAGCAGTTTCCCCGATTGTTTACTTTTTTTGGGCGCTTGCATTCCGGCGAACCAAAGGGCATATCGCCGGCCTGATTACCGTTGCCTTGGCTTTTCTCATTTCAGTGTGGGTATACAAAATGCCCGTAAAAATGTCGGTTCTCTCTTTTGTATATGGTGGAGCGGTCGGATTATTTCCCATCGGATGGATTATTGTGACCGCTGTTTTTTTATACAAAATAACAGTCAAAACAGGAAAATTTGACATCATTCGCGCATCGGTCACCAACCTGACCGACGACCACCGCCTGCAAGCCCTCCTGATCGCCTTTTGTTTTGGCGCTTTTTTGGAAGGTTGCGCAGGGTTTGGCACCCCTGTTGTGATTACGGCCGCTCTTTTGGCCGGATTAGGGTTTCGTCCCTTATATGCCGCCGGAATATGCCTCATTGCCAATACAGCGCCTGTCGCTTTCGGGGCCATCGGGATTCCGATTACCGTGGCCGGCACGATCTCCGGATTGGACCCGTTTGCAATCAGCCAAATGGTTGGGCGTCAATTGCCGCTATTATCGGTATTTGTTCCGTTCTGGCTCGTGTTCGTCATGTGCGGATGGAAAAAGACGCGGGAGGTGATGCCGGCCATTTTCGTGACTGGCGGTACTTTTGCCATCGTCCAATATCTCTCTTCCAACTTTCTCGGCCCAGAACTGCCGGATATCCTCTCTTCTTTGATCTGTCTGCTCGTTTTGTCCTTCTTTTTGCGCATTTGGAAACCCAAACAAATTTTCCGCTTTGATTCCATAACGAAAAAATCCAAAGCCACTGAAACGGAAATAGCCGCTGCAACGGAAGGATATTCAACCGGACAAATTTTGCTCGCCTGGTCCCCTTTTATTTTACTGACCGGCTTTATCGTGCTGTGGAGCATTCCCGCAGTGAAGAACTTCCTGAATCAATGGACATTCAAATGGAGCGTACCCGTCCTTCATCAGATGGTGCTGAAAATGTCCCCGATCGTAACCAAACCGACCCCGTATGATGCCGTATATACCTTTGATTGGTTGGCTGCTGTCGGGACTGCCATCTTCATCGCTTCCTTTTTCAGCATGTTTCTGGTCGGCATGCGGTTTCGGACATGGCTGTATACTTTTTGGGAAACCTTGATGGAACTGCGTTATCCTCTTCTTACGATTTTCTCCGTGCTGGGATTGGCTTATATCTTTAATTACTCGGGGATGAGCGCTACCCTGGGGCTCGCTCTGGCCAAAACCGGTGTCTTGTTTCCCTTTTTCTCACCAATCCTCGGGTGGCTGGGTGTATTTCTCAGCGGAAGCGACACCTCTTCCAATGCCTTGTTCGGAAATTTGCAAAAGATCACCGCAAATCAGATTGGAATCGATCCGGTACTCACAGTTGCCGCCAACTCCTCCGGCGGTGTGACCGGAAAAATGATCTCTCCCCAGTCCATCGCCGTTGCGACCGCTTCGACCGGATTGGTCGGAAAAGAGAGCGATTTATTCCGGTTTACGATCAAACACAGCCTCTTTCTCGTGTTGATCATCTGTACGATCACTCTTTTACAAGCCTATGTTTTGAAATGGATGATCCCCTAG